The following DNA comes from Sediminitomix flava.
GACATCAGCTTTAAGTATTAATTCACTGAAAGAGCTTTATCAATTGACATTTTAAGCTGCTCTTTATGAGCTCTTGAAAGAACATTTCCCGAAGGAACTTGAACTTGCGTTCTAATTTTTTTCAAGTTATACAGCGCCATTGCTCTTGCTGAGTACATGTATGGATTATTGTCTGATTTCTCAATCATCTTAATCAACTGATTTACATAGACTGTTTGCAAGTTTTGACGTGCTACACTTACATTTGATCGAATATCTTTCTTAATAATTGCATCATTCAATTCGGTCATATACGTTGCTAAATCATATTCATTTCCATACAATTCAGAATCAATGATACGTTGAACCGTATTAGGATGAAGTAAATGTCTCATTACATTTTTCTGAATCGACAAGATTTGCTGATGAATTTTAGGGTCTTCATTATTTCCCCAATGACTAAAACCTCTACGCTGAGACTGTAAATAAGCAAATGTATCGCTTGGCAAATTGAAAGCTGAAGGAGAAAAAACATAACGCTCCAAAGAAGCCATTGCTCTTTTCTGATCAGCTACAGAGATAGGTGTGTATGGCTGAGTTGCACCGTCCTCACCAGCAAAACCTCTTTCTACTTTTATACCACCAATATATCTACTGATTACCCCTGCCGAAGTACTGTATTGTCTCAAAAGAATATTATATGCATCTTTCAATGACTGATAAGACTCCCCTTTCTTAGAATATTTCTCCAAAAGGTTCTGCATCATTTCTTCTGAAAACTTCATGCGCTCTGTTGAATAAGAAATGGCATCGTTAGAAATATCACCAATCATTACTCTAGGGTCAATACCTCTACCAGGAGAACGCATATCGTCAGCATCATTTCCGAACATTAAAGCTGGTTCGCTTGATCTTGCTGTAATTGCATCCAACTCTGACTTATCTGATACAGGTTTGTAACCGTACTCAATTGCCCAAAGGTCATAAGGTCCTACAGAAGTAGAGTAATAATGCCCTTGATTTGCTCTATCTGAATTGATATTAATTTGAACATAGTCCATAACGGAGCCTGTAAGTCCTGTTTCAGAAGTTAGGCTCATATCATGCAATTGCTCAGGTGAATACAACTGTGAAGCTTTCATGTTATGGTTCAAGCCTAGCGTGTGTCCAACCTCGTGCATAATCAACTCCATCATTGCCTCTTTTTTGAGTTTTGTTAGAATCAGAGCATTCTCTTCTTCTACTTCTTCATCTAAAAGACTTTCAGCAATTTGTCCAAACATCATATTATTATGTAACTCATGACCATAGCTACAGAAATACTTCCCGTGAGTGTGTTCGTGATTATGAGCATCATTTACAGAATGTAATTCATTCTCAGAGAATAATTCTAGATGAGACTCTCCTTGTACACCTAGAAGTTCTGTATACGCTACTCTATTTGTAAAGTGTACATACTCTAACATAATATCAGCTCCAAGAATTTCTCCAGTTCTTGGGTTTGCAAAGCTTGGTCCATAACCTCCAAAAGCTGGTTTAGGCGAAGACGTCCAACGTAATACATTATATCTGATATCTCCAGCATCCCACTCTGCATCGTCTGGCTGCACTTTTACTTGCATTGCATTTTTAAAGCCTGCTTTTTCAAATGCAATATTCCACTTCAACACAGCTTCTTTGATTGTCTCTCTCCACTCTAAAGGTGTTGTGTTCTCAATCCACCAGACGATTGGTTTTTCTGGCTCAGAAATTTCTGCACTTGGGTCTTTCTTCTGCAAATCCCAACGGTGAATCAAGTCACGATATGGTGTAGCATTAGTTGCTGTCATATCTGTAACCTGCGTATTGAAATATCCGATTCGAGGGTCGTCAAAACGAGGTTCAAAATCATTTTCTGGCATTTCTATAAAAGAATGCTGAAGAATAACAGAAGTATTACGAGCATCTGTTACACTCTCATCGCCATATACTTTTGGTCTAGCGTTCTCAAAAACATATTCTACAACCACATCCGAGTTTTGAGGATATGATTTGATGTTTAAGTATTTCGATTTTGATTTTGAAAGTTTTCCTTCGCTAAAACGAGGTCTACCTGATGGAGAACTAAACGAAAGCTGAGTAAGTGTTTCACTCAAAAGGAAATCGTTTGCCTTCAACAAATACTGTGTACTGTCTTCTGAATAACCTTTAATTTCCATTGAAGCCAAAATTGAAGGCATTACATTGGCATCCGCAGA
Coding sequences within:
- a CDS encoding zinc-dependent metalloprotease, with the protein product MKPILTMIALSSCMFVHGLTNDAFAQKKRKKGKTENTEKPKPEKKKYIKDMVKDHVKEDGLFTFYQDQEKGEVFLQVDKTQLDKEFIYFSYVENGNANVSGRLIRGSYQDSEVFTLRKHFNKIELVKENHSFYFDENNPISKSADANVMPSILASMEIKGYSEDSTQYLLKANDFLLSETLTQLSFSSPSGRPRFSEGKLSKSKSKYLNIKSYPQNSDVVVEYVFENARPKVYGDESVTDARNTSVILQHSFIEMPENDFEPRFDDPRIGYFNTQVTDMTATNATPYRDLIHRWDLQKKDPSAEISEPEKPIVWWIENTTPLEWRETIKEAVLKWNIAFEKAGFKNAMQVKVQPDDAEWDAGDIRYNVLRWTSSPKPAFGGYGPSFANPRTGEILGADIMLEYVHFTNRVAYTELLGVQGESHLELFSENELHSVNDAHNHEHTHGKYFCSYGHELHNNMMFGQIAESLLDEEVEEENALILTKLKKEAMMELIMHEVGHTLGLNHNMKASQLYSPEQLHDMSLTSETGLTGSVMDYVQININSDRANQGHYYSTSVGPYDLWAIEYGYKPVSDKSELDAITARSSEPALMFGNDADDMRSPGRGIDPRVMIGDISNDAISYSTERMKFSEEMMQNLLEKYSKKGESYQSLKDAYNILLRQYSTSAGVISRYIGGIKVERGFAGEDGATQPYTPISVADQKRAMASLERYVFSPSAFNLPSDTFAYLQSQRRGFSHWGNNEDPKIHQQILSIQKNVMRHLLHPNTVQRIIDSELYGNEYDLATYMTELNDAIIKKDIRSNVSVARQNLQTVYVNQLIKMIEKSDNNPYMYSARAMALYNLKKIRTQVQVPSGNVLSRAHKEQLKMSIDKALSVN